CCAACAGGAAGGGGATCAATTTCTCGCTGGACGACTTCGGCTCGGGCGTCGCCTCGCTCCTGCACATCTCGACGTTGCCGATTTCCGAGCTGAAGGTCGACCGCCGGTTCGTCATCAACGTCGAGCACGACCTCGCCAAGCAGAAGGTGCTGCGCGGCATCATCGAGGTGGCGCGCACGCTCGGCCTGCGGCTCATCGTGGAGGGGGCGGAGACGGCGGAGCAGGTCCGTCTCATCACCGAGCTCGGCGGCCGGTACATCCAGGGCCACTACTACTCCAGGGCGATCCCCTTCGAGGCGCTGCAGCGTCTGCTCGCCGAGGAGGACGCGGGGATGCCCCTCAGCGTGGCCGCCGGCTGAGCGCCAGGCCGCCGACGGAAAGGTTCGCCGTCCGAACGGGACGCCGGGCGTCCGGGGCGGCGAGACCTCGCAACTGCGGCGGGTCTTCGGTTAGTGTGCCGCCGAGCCGGCACGTTCGCCGGACGGAGCACGCCATGGACGAAATCGACCTCGACGCCCGTCACGCGGAAAAGATGCGCAAGAAGAAGGAAGCGCGCGACAAGATCCTCGCCTCCAAGACGATCGAGAAGGGTCTCCTCATCGTCCACACCGGCAAGGGCAAGGGGAAGTCGACCGCGGCGTTCGGGATGGTCATGCGGGGCGTCGGCCACGGCATGAAGGTGGGCGTCGTCCAGTTCATCAAGGGCCGCATCGAGACCGGCGAGAAGGCCGTGCTCGACCGCTTCGCCGACCTCGTCACCGTCAGGCGCATGGGCGAGGGGTTCACCTGGGAGACGCAGGACCGCCAGCGCGACATCGCCGCGGCGAAGGCCGCGTGGGAGATCGCCAAGGAGATGATCACGTCCGGCGAGTTCCGCATGGTGCTGCTGGACGAGCTGAATATCGTCCTGCGCTACGACTACATCGACCTCGCCGAGGTCGTGGCGTTCCTGCGGGACGAGAAGCCGGACGACGTCCACGTCATCATCACCGGCCGCAACGCGAAGGACGAGCTGATCGAGATCGCCGACCTCGTCACCGAGATGACGCAGGTGAAGCACCCCTTCCGGTCCGGCGTGAAGCCGCAACAGGGGATCGAGTTCTAGCGCGAGCGTGCCGCTCCGGGCGATTCGAGCGCGGGCATCGGCCGCACGAGGGTCTGTGCCGCACGCCGGGTTCGTCCGGCCGCGCGGGCAGCAGCGTGGGTCGGGGGTCGTCGGGGACGGCCGCGCCATCGGCGATTGCGACGACGGGACGGTCTCACGCGGCCCCGATCACCCGTTCAGACGGTCAGGGGCACTGCACCGGCTGGTTGTACTGGTTCACGCAGCGGGGCGTCGTCGCCGCGCCGAGCACGGCACCGCCCGCGCCGCCGATCACCGAACCGGCGACCACGCCACCGGCGCTCGCACCGGTCAGCGCCGCGACGCCCGCACCGGTCGCCGCGCCGAGAGCGCCGCCCACCAGCGCACGGTCACCCGTGTTGTTGGCATTGCACCCTGCCAGGCCGGCGGCCAGGGCCACCGCAATAAGGATCTTTTTCATGCTCCACTCCAAGCTGATCCGCCAGAATCCGAACGCCTTGCGGCACTCTCGAGTAATGTGCCGACGGATGAATGGGAAATGAAGCAAGCTGCAGGAAGGCAAGGCCCCACTCCTGCCATCATGATCCAGGGCACGGGCTCGGATGTCGGCAAATCGCTG
This genomic window from Acuticoccus sediminis contains:
- the cobO gene encoding cob(I)yrinic acid a,c-diamide adenosyltransferase, translating into MDEIDLDARHAEKMRKKKEARDKILASKTIEKGLLIVHTGKGKGKSTAAFGMVMRGVGHGMKVGVVQFIKGRIETGEKAVLDRFADLVTVRRMGEGFTWETQDRQRDIAAAKAAWEIAKEMITSGEFRMVLLDELNIVLRYDYIDLAEVVAFLRDEKPDDVHVIITGRNAKDELIEIADLVTEMTQVKHPFRSGVKPQQGIEF
- a CDS encoding bacteriocin translates to MKKILIAVALAAGLAGCNANNTGDRALVGGALGAATGAGVAALTGASAGGVVAGSVIGGAGGAVLGAATTPRCVNQYNQPVQCP